The Oscillospiraceae bacterium genome includes the window CACCGTAAAACATTTTTCAGACGGTGAAATTTCGGTAAATATTTTTGAAACCGTCAGAGGTTCCGACGTGTTCGTGGTGCAGTCCACCTGCAATCCCGTGAACGACAATTTAATGGAACTTCTCATCATGATTGATGCTTTCAAACGTGCTTCCGCAGGCAGAATCACCGCAGTAATTCCCTATTTCGGATATGCACGTCAAGATAGAAAAGCAAAAGCAAGAGATCCCATTTCTGCAAAACTGGTTGCAGATTTGATTACCGCTGCAGGAGCAGACAGAGTGCTGACAATGGACTTACATGCAGCGCAGATTCAGGGATTTTTCAATATTCCCGTGGACCATTTGCTGGGTTCCGCAATTTTATGCCCCTATTTTGCAGAACATATTAACACCGAAGACACTGTTATGGTTTCCCCCGACCTGGGCAGCGTTACCCGCGCAAGATACTATGCAGAACGTTTGGATATTCCGTTAGCAATTATTGACAAACGTCGTCCCAAAGCAAATGTTTCCGAAGTCATGAACATCATCGGTGACATCAAAGATAAAAATGTTATCATGATTGACGATATGATTGATACCGCAGGCACCATCGTGCACGCAGCAAATGCCTTAAAAGAAAGAGGCGCAAAAAAAATCATTGTGGGTTGTTCCCACGCGGTATTCTCCGGTCCGGCAATCGAAAGAATTAAGGAATCTCCTATTGAAGAAATGATTGTGCTGGATACCATTCCTCTGCCCCCGGAAAAAATGCTGGATAAAATTACCGTGCTGTCCTCCGCAAATGTGTTTGCAGAAGCGATTGACAGAATTTACGAAGATTTATCCGTTAGTACTCTGTTTGTGTAAAATCATTGGTATGTTTGCCAAACAGAAAAATATGATTTATTAAGATTCATACATAGTAGGAGGCTCTTATGAGAATTGTTGTGGACGGCTTTGGTGGTGACTTTGCACCGGAAGAAATTTTATTCGGGTGTATTGCTGCCTTAGAAGAAAAGCAAGACTTAGAGCTGATTGTAACCGGTGACGAGCAGGCTTTTCGCAAAATAATAGAAAATGAGAAAAAAACTGTTCCCAGCCGTATGAGTTTTGTGGCTACCACTGAAATTGTGGAGAATGAAGACGATCCGATTTCAGCCATCAAAAAGAAAAAAGATTCTTCTTTGGTGGTTGGTCTTCGATTGGTCAGCGAACAAAAAGGCGATGCCTTTGTCAGCGCAGGCAATACCGGTGCCGTTTTAACCGGCGCCACCCTCATCATCAAGCGAATCCGCGGAATTAAACGGGCAGCGTTGTGCCCCACCATTCCCACTAAAAAAGGAAAAGCTGTGATTGTGGATGTGGGTGCCAATGCAGAATGCAAGCCTGAATTTTATCCTCAGTTCGCTATGATGGGTACCGTGTATGCCAAAGAACTTTTAGGCATCAAAAACCCCAAATCAGGTCTCATCAACATCGGTGTGGAACATCACAAAGGGACCTCCACCGTGGTGGAAGCTCACAAATTATTGCAAAAAGAAGGAACGATTCGTTTTGTGGGCAACATTGAAGCCAGAGATGTGTTAAACGGCGATGCCGAGGTGCTGGTAAGTGACGGCTGGACGGGGAATATCACCTTAAAAACCTTGGAAGGCACCGCACAAACACTGTTTTATTTCTTAAAAGAGGTGTTTTACCAAAACAGCTTGACCAAACTGGCTGCCGCCATCTTAAAACCCGGTCTTTCCCGCGTGAAAAAGATGATGGACGCCAAAGAAGTAGGAGGAGCCCCCTTGTTGGGATTAAACGCTCCTGTGGTGAAGGCACACGGCAATTCTGACCGTGTGGCATATAAAAATGCAATCTTATTTGCAGCCACTTTAGCAGAGAAAGATGTATGCGGGAAAATCCGCAATCACCTTTCTTGATTTTCTTTTGTTTGATAAAAATATATTTGTATATAAAGGAGGATGAAACACAACATGTTCGATAAGGTAAAAGATATTATCGTTGAACAGTTGGGCATTGACGAAGATAAGGTTACTCC containing:
- a CDS encoding ribose-phosphate pyrophosphokinase, with amino-acid sequence MITHGKDIKIFSANSNPKLAADIASNLGLSVGQSTVKHFSDGEISVNIFETVRGSDVFVVQSTCNPVNDNLMELLIMIDAFKRASAGRITAVIPYFGYARQDRKAKARDPISAKLVADLITAAGADRVLTMDLHAAQIQGFFNIPVDHLLGSAILCPYFAEHINTEDTVMVSPDLGSVTRARYYAERLDIPLAIIDKRRPKANVSEVMNIIGDIKDKNVIMIDDMIDTAGTIVHAANALKERGAKKIIVGCSHAVFSGPAIERIKESPIEEMIVLDTIPLPPEKMLDKITVLSSANVFAEAIDRIYEDLSVSTLFV
- the plsX gene encoding phosphate acyltransferase PlsX, whose protein sequence is MRIVVDGFGGDFAPEEILFGCIAALEEKQDLELIVTGDEQAFRKIIENEKKTVPSRMSFVATTEIVENEDDPISAIKKKKDSSLVVGLRLVSEQKGDAFVSAGNTGAVLTGATLIIKRIRGIKRAALCPTIPTKKGKAVIVDVGANAECKPEFYPQFAMMGTVYAKELLGIKNPKSGLINIGVEHHKGTSTVVEAHKLLQKEGTIRFVGNIEARDVLNGDAEVLVSDGWTGNITLKTLEGTAQTLFYFLKEVFYQNSLTKLAAAILKPGLSRVKKMMDAKEVGGAPLLGLNAPVVKAHGNSDRVAYKNAILFAATLAEKDVCGKIRNHLS